ATATTTGATGGCTTAAATTTTCTGGCGACAAAAACCTTGAATTTATCGAAACATACATAGGATCCAAAACCGAGAATAGGGTTTAATTCGTGCCAGTTTGGGGTGGCTCATATATTAAGATCATATCATCATGAGTGGCATTattatgtgtgtgtgtgaaatCTATAGTGGAATTCTTCATGGGTAAAGAAACTTGAAGAATTTGATATACTAATATGAATGGTGGTTGAATTTGTATATCTTCCATGGGATTCTAGAATCTAGATGATATTtgactcaaattttaaattaaaatgttgGATTGATtcattttcctatttttaagaGACTTGACTATAACTTAAAAaggaaattatattttaaaaatatttgaatgaaatctggaaaaaaaatagttagaatAATAAGAAACTGCTAATGATTGGGTAGGActgaatttaatatttagatattttaacataaattaatttgaattatgaaTAActtataaaaaccaaaaataaatattattattagaaatttgaataatattacacattcatatttttatatgaattaagtctaatcaaattattaataaaattttaaaaaataataatatatatttaaatctgttttataaattaagtctaattaaattaaacaatatcTAATTCGACCAAACTTAATTGTGGTTCCATAAAAAGAACAAGGGACTCTTaagtattatttttcttttcatattaactaaaatttaaaattacttcttaaaaaatatatttgactaATATAGATATCGCTCCTTTTAATAGTGAATATACGAGTAATTGTAAGATGCAGTTGTGCATATGAACAATTTGGATAAGATCATTCCAAATTGTATttgcataaaagaaaaaaaaaattagctcttaaattagttattatttactcgtgtataaatatatatatcattttagtttttttatattttaacatatattttatattgatgattAATTTTAGAAGTATTTATAAATTAGATCATATTCAATATTCAAATattggtaatatttttttatttttcacggtATCCTTTAAATCGACAGACCAAAAACTAATTCGCTGCGGTACTGAGTTTTATTTAAGAGTTTGCCACTGACCAATAAATTGCTGCATGCATAAGGTGGGATTCAAACCGACACTTACTTAAACAGACTAGTGAACTAACCATTTAAACCAATCCAATTTAGCTACCATCCGTAATATTTATTTGCATCTAATCCACAAAATGATCGAATCTACACTTTAACAGGATCGATTCACTCACATCTGTATTTGCGGATTCAATTTGCATATCCatactaaataataaataaataatatatacattttatttatattttaatttgattaatcattattatttatatatattgtatcatttgaaataaataatcctttttttcttgtgtctttgtatttctattttttatacatACATCATATCATTGATATTGAGAAACATAAGatccaaaacaaaatagaatataagATATTTATACAATAATGACAACAAACTCTTATTTATTAGGGTGAGAAAGATTCAACATACTCAAATTATATAAACTTCTTGGCTATCTATCTAATTAATGATCATGAATTTTAATGTTCAATCTTCTAAGCCAAACAGAATGAAGAATCATATGAAAGACATCATATCTCCTAGGTGGATAATGTACCTCAAAATGTCTCCTAATTTGTCCCACTCTTCTTTGCATCTTTATATACTTCCTTGGAGAAACACTCAAAAGAATTTCCTTCAAATTTGGAATATCCTTCAAAGAAACCTCAATTGAGAAACTCTTCCAATTCAATACTTCACTAAATGGAGGGACATAATGGTCAGAAATTAACACAGGAACACAACCGGTGTAAATTGCCTCAACTACCCTTGGGCTTGCAACCTCATACCCACTAGGGCAAAGACAAAACTTACTTTTTCTAAGCATACTATAATATGAAACACCCTTTGGAAGGGTCTTGTAGAGTTTAATATCTTTATCCTTGTTGAACCAATGATCAAGGAGAATGGGCCTAACGGGCCCATGATTCCTGCCTGCATAGAAGGCCAAAATGGGCCTTTGTGATGGTGATGGCCCACCAATAAAAGCATCTATTGAGCCTTTTAGGAGATTGATTTCTGGAAAAGAAACATCCTTTGTGGGATTGAATCTCTCTGAGGTGTTGGCATTGCATAGCACACGGATGGAATTCTTGTGTAGGTTTGGAATGGCAAATGATATCACAGGACCGTGCAGTCgacgacttcacgtgaagttgatagctgagagccattagatgaaaatttagtcaaatcagttaaatcatctaacgactctcagttatcaacttcaaATGCAGTTGCTGCACATGagtttccaaaaaaaaaaattaaaaattatttattacatTATGTCTTACGAATTCTCCTTCCTTATCTATCTCACTATACTTTGAAATGAGACTAGTCTCTATTTTCATtagcaattattaaaaaaaataaagaaaactcacttagataattaaataataataattagcgacaacaaaaatatttagtaacaaaaaaaatttaaccaaaattagcgagaacttattttatttagtattattaattacagtaggaattaataaataataaataagataaattttagctgtttttttttttgtctccgTAGTATTACCTTAATACAAATAGTAGTCttgagaaattaaatgaaataacaTATTGCTAGAAGAATcaattataatgatatttttcaagtcaaattaattaaattcttaactaataataataataaaatctaaagaaTTAGAGTTAGGTAGTTAATTACATACCCAATCATGGCAAGAAAGCATGAAGTGATCAGCACCAAGGCTTCTGTTCCAAAAGGGATATCTTGAAGCAATGAGATTGATATAATCAATGGTTGTTCTCTTTATGGGACCAAAGTCAAAGTCAGATTTATACACAAATTTGACCATCATTGTTATACTGAAAGGAAGGAAAAAAACATGTGCTTTTTGAGGATCCCTTGTTCTAAATTGGTCATTAATCTCCATTGCATTGATGAAATGCCCTTCTGATGAATATATGCTTAGGCATGGTCCATTATGAAAAACAGGTGGTTCCCCTTCTTCATAGATGAACACTTTGAATTGTTTCTCCATTTCTAAGTAGCTCCTgccatttcaatttttataattaaaaaaaaagtttaattattattttgatttctataatttcatcaaattttcaattaggttcctatatttttttttcttttcaataggTCTCTATACCATATTAAATTTTGTAACTAAGTCTTTACCGTGATAAAAATGttgaaattaatagaatattctgttaaactaTATAGAATATTCAGTCAAGTATTAGAcatatttgttttgtttaacGGAATATTTCGTTAATTCCAGCATTTTTATCACAATAggaacttaattacaaaatctgaTATTGTATAgggattcaattaaaaaaaaaaagtataaagatctaattaaaaatttaatgaaactATAGAGATtgacagaataattaaacctagaaaaaatacatgtatatttaaattagtcaataaatcaatcaaaatatatataggtATCAAATAATAGTGAAACTTTAGCATGAGATAGGAAATATCTATGTATTATACATGCTTAAAATTAACCCtaaagtatattttaattaaattaaattattcttattTCACATCCCAATAATAGTTATAACTCTAAGAAAATTTGATACATAAGAAAATAATGGATTATTAGGTACCTGTGAAATGCCTTAGCATTCCAATACATTGGACCTAATGGAACATAatctggatcttgagtttgattCCAATTTCTAGCTTCTTTAATGGCAGCTCTGGCTTGAATCAGACCAGCTTCTATTCTATCTAACATGCTAAACTCTTTTTTGGGAGGAACAACATGTGATTCATTCAAAGGAGGAAGAGGAACATAATAAGATTCATTCACTTGCCAAGGTTTTGATGACATGTTGAGATCAACTTCATTTTTGTTTAACTGTTCAAATTAAAAGATGCTGCTATTAGTTAAcactttttaattactttatcagttaataatatatttgttaATTTACTACCTCTGGTTACAAACTAATTGttatatttgttaataattaattatgttagaTGGTGGAAACTCATGTGAAGTCGATTTTACGTAAAGTTGATACCTGATAGTCGttggataaaaatttagtcaaatcagtaaaatcatctaacggctctcaggtatcaacttcacgtgaagttgacttCACCTGAGTTTCTTCCATGTTAGATACATGCTTTTAAACATTATCCTTTTGATAaaacttctttcttctttattatCCCCTGCCTCTTTAATAATATGGATATAGTaagcaaaatataattaattttttgtttacattttatttatagaataaTTATTTGTGAAAGAAAAACtttcaaatagaaaaaaaaattacttttgatTGGAGGTAATAATACCATTTTAAGCTTCTACCTCTCTAGTAATTAATTCTACtctatgttaattaattaataaaaataaaaagaataattgaAATCAGCAAAGGggattagaaaaataaataaataattgtcaagaaaaaaataaaaaggaaagaacTCTTACAGATTCATGAAGTGTTGGGGGAGAATATTCATCAGAGATAGCCATAGTTTTGTTCTTCTCCTCCTTAGTAAGCATGACATCATcacttccaccattattgtttgaaaataatgaagaagatgaattattattattattagaagaggaagaaaatttgTGTTTTCCATTTAAGACCAAGGTGGTGGAAACACTTGGACCATGGAAAAATAAAGCAAGAACCATAACAATTACAAGAGGAACCATGAACAACAATAACTTCAtggatgttgatgatgatgaagaagaagaatttgccATTGATagatgaatttcaaaattaaacccTTTAATTTAGTTTGAGAATTTTTGCCATCATGGACACAAATATAGCTAgagctttctcttttctcttatctcttttttcttttttctttatatg
This sequence is a window from Arachis duranensis cultivar V14167 chromosome 2, aradu.V14167.gnm2.J7QH, whole genome shotgun sequence. Protein-coding genes within it:
- the LOC107476236 gene encoding probable glycosyltransferase At5g03795 gives rise to the protein MANSSSSSSSTSMKLLLFMVPLVIVMVLALFFHGPSVSTTLVLNGKHKFSSSSNNNNNSSSSLFSNNNGGSDDVMLTKEEKNKTMAISDEYSPPTLHESLNKNEVDLNMSSKPWQVNESYYVPLPPLNESHVVPPKKEFSMLDRIEAGLIQARAAIKEARNWNQTQDPDYVPLGPMYWNAKAFHRSYLEMEKQFKVFIYEEGEPPVFHNGPCLSIYSSEGHFINAMEINDQFRTRDPQKAHVFFLPFSITMMVKFVYKSDFDFGPIKRTTIDYINLIASRYPFWNRSLGADHFMLSCHDWGPVISFAIPNLHKNSIRVLCNANTSERFNPTKDVSFPEINLLKGSIDAFIGGPSPSQRPILAFYAGRNHGPVRPILLDHWFNKDKDIKLYKTLPKGVSYYSMLRKSKFCLCPSGYEVASPRVVEAIYTGCVPVLISDHYVPPFSEVLNWKSFSIEVSLKDIPNLKEILLSVSPRKYIKMQRRVGQIRRHFEVHYPPRRYDVFHMILHSVWLRRLNIKIHDH